From Dendropsophus ebraccatus isolate aDenEbr1 unplaced genomic scaffold, aDenEbr1.pat pat_scaffold_1906_ctg1, whole genome shotgun sequence:
CAAACAACAGCTTTTTCGATGTGTGATGTGTGCGAAGGTAATTCATTCCCCATTGTTTCTACTATGCTAAGTAAAATTGGGCAagtaaataatttattatttatatgttaATATGAGCGCTGGCAGAATCTGTTGGCacaatactactaccaccaccgtACTAGTACTACTTGTATTACTACTACTCGTACAATGAAAATGATAGTGGTTTCCCATTAAAAACTGCCTTGTCACTTAAACATGTCATCTAATAAACTATGCGCAtaccatatatatgtgtgtgtgttctgttctattttatttttttaggctaTATCCCTACAAAGGAGACTGGGTAAAAGCAGAGTATTTCATCAATCCATCTACATGGAACAGTGAAGCAATTTCAGTAAAGCCTCTGAGATGTAAACGAGTAGATCAGGTATATGCTGCAGTGTTTCAttccatttttttaattattcattcCAAATAGTAATGCTGTTTTTCAGCAGTGCCATTTTGAAGAAGCAGACCTGCATGGTAGATTTGCAATGAAATATACGAATAGTGTCTTAAAAGTTTTCATTAGGGGGGATGTGGCTACCCTTTGGATAGGCCATGAATTGTTCtaggctggaaaacccctttaagactgtcaTGGCTCTGTTCACAGCATCGACATTGCTTCCAATACAGCATAAACCATTGGGGCAGTGCCAGACCTACAGTATATAAACATCTAACTGTCTAACTATTTACTGTATGATACTGCTATGTTTAGGGAATAGTTGTTGAAATCTTGTGAAAATTACAGATTAGTGATACTATTGGTAATAGTGATTGCTGTGTATAAATATACTTTGTGCAGTAACTGTCTGCTATGTATAAAGGCTGACCTCTAGTGTCACAATTCAGATTCTGCATCCAGTACTAATTTTTACACTGAGACAAAATTGTTGTATTTTGAGGCTCCTCAGTGGAGCACAGGACCAAGTTCAATCAGATTTTCTGCATGTAGGCAAGAAACTGTTATCCACTATCGGGGACACAATAATCTTAAAAAGGATGAATATATGAAATGCAAAGTGTAGTACAAAGTGACGGAGGCCACCTGACTGCTACTACCGATGATTACGGTAGGGcactctgtctccctctctaccTTTGTTGATTCCAAcagtccccccacccccgtgctTCTGCTTATCACTGTGTGTGGCCCTTTCTCGCCCCTTTGGTAACGTTAACACTATGTCGTCTTTATTCTGGCATCgttttggtaaacatattttatgttttagggtatgtttacgcttagtaaatcaggtggaattccagagagttccgccgcggaatcccaacctgcctcagtgtgccatagcctgtctacgGGAGAGTGCGCACCCCTCTCTTAGTGCcgccctccgctcaaagaatttacatgtcacttcttcgagcagagagcagtggcagcagaggagcgcaatgctctcccatagacaggctatggcacactgaggccgCAGAACGCagcctaatttactcagtgtgaacttaagcttagggtgttacagggcttagaaatgtatcagcaaattatctaATTTTCATGAAACtttccaaaagtttttttttttttttttagggaccagttaattttttttaaagtgaatttaGGAGGCTtgcatactggaaacccccataagtggccccattttggaaaatttacactttaaggctgggttcacacacagtatatttcaggctgtatttggtcctcatgtcaggtcctcatagcaaccaaaaccaggagtggattgaaaacacagaaaggctctgtccacacaatggtgaaattgagtggatggccgtcatataacggtaaataacggccattatttcaatacagaagccattgtattaacccttaggggacacagccagttttcatttttgcgttttcgtttttccctcctcgtgtatataaggccatagcgcctgcatttttccacctagagacccaagtgagcccttattttttgcgcaactaattgtactttgctatggcagatgtaatttttgcctaaaatgtgccgggaaaccagaaaaaaattcaaagtgtggtgaaattgaaaaaaaaaaacgcatttctttatttgggggaaatgtgtttttacgccattcaccctgggtaaaactgacttgttatgcatgttcctcaagtcgttacgattaaatgatatataacatgtataacttatattgtatctgatggcctgtaaaaaattcaaaaccgttgttaacaaatatacgtcacttaaaatggctccattcccaggcttatagcgcttttatcctttggtctatgggtctgtgtgaggtgtcattttttgcgccatgatgtgatctttctatcggtaccttgattgcgcatatatgactttttgatcgctttttattacaattattctggatttgatgcgacagaaattgcgcaattttgcactttgggattttttttgcgctgacgccgtttaccgtgtgagatcaggaatgtgattaattaatagtttgggcgattacgtacgcggcgatagcaaacatgtttgtttattaattaattaatttattttatttataaaatggggaaaggggggtgattcagacttttattaggggagggggttttgtgttattaaaaatacatttttcttttactttacacatatactagaagcccccctgggggacttctagtatatgtactctgatctctcatagagatccatgcagtatagttatactgcatgaatccatgagatcggtgttctattacttttggctgctgcagccaaaagcaatagaatgccgagccgggatcagcgccattacggagcagaccccggcccgggatggatgcagggatcgccccccccgcaatcgcgccgcaggggggcgatccccccactagaccaccaggtatgaataaaagcaagtatttagaagcagctgtcaactttgacagctgcttctaagtacttaattagcgggcacggcgatcggaccgtgcccgctaatagccgcgagcccgggctacacgcggcacccgggatcgcggcagttcagagggtggtcgccgcgcgacccccctctgaactcccatagcggcacgaggacgttcaataacgtcctggtgcagctatgggttaagataacagaaaatatttgccattaaatggcggccatccacttgattacaacattatgtgaacagagcctttctgtgttttcaatccactcctggttttggttgctatacagcctcaaatatacagcctgaaatatactgtgtgtgaacccagcctaagggtgcgttcacacctacaggatctgcagcagatctgcagcagatttgatcctgtgttcagttatttaaatgaaatctgctgcagaaaatcagctgcagatcctgtaggtgtgaacgcaccataaagaattaatctagaagTATAAAGAGCATTTAGATCCTACAggtgcttgaggaaagtattgaCCATTAGggatgttcccactctgtaaggcACCGTCCATTTCGTGACACGGCCGGGTACGGAACGGCCGATGTCTGAGGaaaatcatcctggccggtactgtagtaccggccggatgatctttactgaagctgaattcggatgcggatcatctgtgtgcacccgcattcgaatcctcactgcacacaatgcCGCATACTCCATTGTGTgagtttcttgcagcgccgctagggattccttagaagattccactacataagttccgtagtaatcacggcagcTGTTACTACGgatgtgattattacgaaacttgcgcagtgggaacatggccttagactgtagaaaatagaaattttccaataatatatttgtttagattaaagtttcattttcacaaggaactTGAgaaaaaaggcaccccaaaattgtaacgtaggttctcctgagtacaacggtacctcatatgtgggcactgtatgggcacacagcagggctcagaagggaaggagcgccaattagcattttcagtgcagattttttagAAGAGGTTTCCAggtgccaggtgtgtttgcagagtcCCTGTAATGTCAACAGAGTGGAACTTCCCAAAGGTCAtcccatttttgaaagtacaacccctcaaagaatacatctttgggtgtggtgaacatttcgaccccacaggtatcagaggaaagtattcaaattaAGCAATTTCTCAATgtcacaagaaacaggagagaaaaggtaccccaaaatctgttaacgcaggttctcttgagtacaacgataccccaaatgtgggcattaaccactttATGgggacacagcggggctcagaagggaaagagtgccatttagcattttcagtgcagatttttgctAGCGCAAATCGACGCTATTAGAATAgcgaagtttaaaaaaaataaataataattgagataacaggtaatgtggggtggtaacgggtaagTTGGAGACGGTTATGAGTAGTCTGAAATGGTTAGAGGTAGTCTGGGGTAGTAACAGTTAAACTAGAGGTGTTACAGGTACTCTGGGTTAAACTGCAAGTATTAGCTGCTATTAGAATAGCGCAATTACTGTAATGAAAGTGTggatttaaaatttttttgtgtgtgtttttcacatttgtttttttactaTATCACTGTGACAAGCTGTAACCACAGTGATCATAGTTTAGTTAAGTGAACGGGTCCAAATTGGTTCCCAtttactttaaattttcagacagATCTCCCCTGAGggggttggggggcagggggcacttGGGGGGGTCTGAGGGGTACTTGGGGGcactttttataaaatataaaaaaaacaggacTGCAAAAAACAGTGTTAACCCCAgccttaggccaagttcacactgtttgtgttttgttttatgtTGTTTACTCACAGCTGGCGATCACATTAACCGCTAGGGAATcttggccatagtgtatacacactgtatacactacaaccTGGATTCCATGCAACCACACAAAAACTGCCAcatctattttgtgcggctgctattcagtcaACAGCATCACAATGTGAAGTACGGCTCCCGGCTATACTTacaatgtgtgctatggctatttgtgcccacattccaattaagttgaagtgatgttcaccccgGCCGATACTGCTTGATCAGAGTTGAACATttcagacagtggccgttctgcgacacggccgctgttttgccatgtgtgaaaatggccttatactgtatggcagattttttttttgattgttgtttttttttttttttttttttgctttgtttttcagAAACGGTCAACACTAgtcagaaaaaatatatttttgggtTATGTATAGTAGTGAGCATTCTACTATCAGCAGAAAAGTGTAGCACAGTATAAAACAGCATTGTCACTCTATTCCACTAGTTAGACTAAATAAAAACACTGgtactatactgtatggcagattatatttttgttgtttttctagTCCTAAAAGAGACTTTAGTATAATTGTGGAATGTGAATATAACTGACAACTATTTATACCTATATACCACTGTACTATTCCTTCCAATATTGGTATATTGAATGGGATTAGCTCAGTCAGTCAGACTTATTACTACTAGTCCCTAAAAAGACCATTGGGTATGTTTTTGTAAGCTTAATGGTCTGCCTAACCAGCCAATCTAAGGgttcctttacacagacagatttatctgacagatttttgaagccaaagccaggaacaaactctTGACaggtaacaggtcataaaggaaagactgagatttctcctctttttaaatccatccctggctttggcttcaaaaatctgtcagatccaTCTCTGCTCTAGCAGGCTCTCAGTTTCAGCTAACAgatagacccaggtcacctgatgccaTCATCCAATCATTGCTATCACAGTAGCAAACATAGCTGCTACGTGGCAGGATCTCCCAGTACCTTCCTTTCTACCAGGTTtccatttattgtaataaaaccaCATCTTTGGGCACTATTGAGATGATTATCCTCTTTCATTTGGTACTGGTGTTTAGGCATCCCACATTACAAGATAAGGTGAGAGATGTGGGGAATGGGATGTGCTTATGTAGAGGTACTCATCCTTTTCTGGTCTTTTGAGGCTTGTTGGAAGGAAGTCTACCGAAATAGTACCTAGATGTCTCATCCCTGGCAGTAAGCTCATCCAAGTGAGATGGGTTTGGGAGGATTAGGTACATGTAATAGCTTTTTATTGGTCTGGGTTTGGGTTCTCAGACCCCCACTAATCCATAAAATGAGCTGGAAAAACCCCCCACTTGACTAAGCAGTTCTTTATCCGTCTTGCTGCGCTTGCCATCTCACAGAAAAAAGACAAGCTTCATTGAATTACTATAGAGTACATCACCTAGAGAAATCAAAAAGACTAATATTTTTCTAGACTAAATGCatgcagcacagatcgatgagaATTTAATGAATTCCTGGCCTTATTGTGACTATGTAACagtgttttatttttctctttgtaATCCAGGTGAAAATCACTGCTTTCTATGGGGCAAGCGGTGTACTTGATGACAGCATATTCTTTACAGTTGACTCCCTAAGACTGCCGGAAGGCTACAAACCTCAACGAAACAACCTGGTTAATGCAATAGTGGTAGAAAGTAACCAGTCCTGTTATGTGTGGAGGGCACTTTGCTTAGCACCAACTAACAGAAATGGGTAAATAACTCTAAAATATTCTTGGTGAACATATTTTAAACAACTGGGTTTTGTTAGGTCTGCACATAACAATTGTATAAATATGACTGGTCATTTACAGTTTAATCATAGAATGTGGAGATTCATAGAGACTCTTCCATTCAGAAAAAGAGGATAATTGAGatgatcaggtacagcaacagaggACAGAAATGTAGTTATTGGCATAAATGTGTTCCCCTTTGTACCAGTAGGGGGTGAGTGGTGACACACTGTGCTGCATTTAGCCAGCAGTAGAGTTATGGCATATGTTTTCATTGTTTTTAAGCTTTTGGAGGTTTTTGTTATAGCATAGTTGTTAATATAGCATAttgatatttttatattattgtgTTTGTGTAGTTCATATATAACTGCTACCCTTTTCTTTTTGGTTGTAAGTGCCTGGAAATAGTTTTGGCAGAGACACAGGTGTGTAACAaagatgccacctctgtcttgaTGGTGGATAAGCAAACTGTAAACTGCCTATGCTTGTTGGTGGATCAAACAATCCTCGCAACTGGTGATCTGCCTGTGACGTCCAGAGTCTTTTTGACATGTATACATACCCTCATGTAATCACTGCACTCAACACCTCCTAATAGCTTGGTTAGAGAAACCTTGATGACAGGCAGGTCAAAATGACCCTCCTGTTTGTTTGTCCATTAATACACTGCCCCTCAAAGTCGGTCAACTGGGCAAAATGTCTTTGAATGCATCACAGCATATCCAGCAGTCAATAATCTTTTACAAacaggtacactacccaaaagtaaccATTGAGAGACTTTTTTCCCCATTCTCTTTTCAATGTGATACAATACGCACAGAATTCACATAAAAGAAGGGACTGCTTTATGGATGTAGAATATATGTAATACAAACAATGCCCCATGACAGAGTAGAGTCTACTAGATGCTTTTGAGTGTGATTATAGATGTCTAGCTTTAAATGTCATTTCATTCATTCGATTTTAgctatttttttaatttctttttttttgcagaatgtcATCTGATACTGAGGATTCAGACAGTCAGCATTCTGTTTTGCTGATGAACAAAGGAGGCTTGGAAGTTTCCAGGATGACTCATTTTGGAGTAATCAAGCAAGGGCAGACTAAATCTTTAAAATTACTATAGAGTAAGTAACTTTGTAAATTTAAGAATATCTTAGTTTTGTGATTTGTTACTAAATAATAGTGATTGTGAATAATAAACCATGATGAGACTGTACACCATTGTGTAGGAGGTATAGAGAGGGCTCTCAACTTAAGCACTTTCTCACGGGCTGCTATTAGCAGCTAAGGGTTGCTGCTAATAACCGACAGGGAGAAATCTCTGTTGCCAGctgttttaattatttaaataCTGCTGTCAgttctgacagcagcatttaatcaTTATTCATCCTTATCATTGATGGTGCTGTGGTCAGATCGTCTTTCTCTTATGTAGTAACAGCAGGCTGTAGcaataaagtttttttaaaaatctaaatccatCCACTAATGTTGAAACttccttgttttttttatataaaaagtgaaaaaaaaaactatttttaaaaagggatcaaaaggtCACATTTATAAATTGTCTGTGTTATTAAAGATAGGTACATCTCTTTGGGGCTTTTACATGAACTGACCGGCGCAGAGATGCTGGTGGcacgaccttttttttttttttttttttttttttttttttttgttcccaagcacagtgccagtctattcctgagcaccggcccGACTctgtgtgatgatctcccctctgtgatgcagctccattcattctaatagagccgcatcacagaagggagggggttccGTCACACTGGGGTTCGGCGGGCCAGTactcgggaatagaccagtgctgtGCGTAGGAAGCAGtcaaaagcttaaaaaaaaaagggtcttgTCACTAGAATCCCCGCTCTGGTACCGGTCTGTTCACGTAAAAACCTCAAAGCGTTGTACGTATTGATACATttgtgttaaggggttaaaactttttttcttttcaattaatagttactatattttgtaaaaattttaggTAGAAGAGGTATCGTAGCACAGAGAGATGTccttttaagggtgtgttcacacgtacgggatctgcagcagatttgatggcgcagattcaaagcaaatgaaATCTgaaccatgaaatctgctgcagatcctgtatgtgtga
This genomic window contains:
- the CT55 gene encoding cancer/testis antigen 55 encodes the protein LYPYKGDWVKAEYFINPSTWNSEAISVKPLRCKRVDQVKITAFYGASGVLDDSIFFTVDSLRLPEGYKPQRNNLVNAIVVESNQSCYVWRALCLAPTNRNGMSSDTEDSDSQHSVLLMNKGGLEVSRMTHFGVIKQGQTKSLKLL